TTGGCATTAATGaactacataaaaaaatcatagctCAAGCTGAGTTATACTTTAGTaatgaaaatttgttaaaggataaatttttattgaagcaCATAAAACGGAATAAGGAAGgttatgtaaatattaagcTAATAGCTTCCTTCAACCGTATGCGATctttaacaaaagattttaatataattgttgaCGCTCTTAGAACTTCTTCAAGACTTGCAGTAGACGAAAATGGACTTAAGTTGAAAAGGCTTGAACCTTTACCTAAAGAGCTTTTAGAGCAAGCACATGTACAACATCTGGTATTAAGTGATATACCATCTGAAAATCCTTCAGTTGATTTCATCAAAAATGCcttcattttaatgaaaaatgatattttatcagttaaaattataaaaccttGCAAGAGTTTTCCCAATGATTTACAATCACATTACTCAAAACATCCAGAACTAAAAGAAAAGTTAGTTGCTTTAgttgaatttaaaaacacaGATTCTGCAAAGGAAGCTTCAAAAACTCAGTTTACTGAGGCTTATACAGGTTTGAAAGTGTCTTTTCTTGAACTAGGaccaaaacaattaaaaaatattgcaagcGGTGAAACCCACTCAGATGCTGATTCAGATAAAAGTTGcgagaaaaaaaagataaaaaagaaaaaaaatattgttaagcaTTTATCACCTAGAGAGGATAGCTATAGCAGTTGCGCAAGTTCTTCTGATAATGAATTTTGCTCTTTTACCAATTGTAGTAAGAGATACTCGCGCTCCAAAAAACATCCTACAGACAATATTTCTCAGCATAAAAATGAAAGATACAACTCTTCACAAAATTCTTCACCTTTATCGAGCCCTTCAGTAAGTCCTGTTTATCATCGGAAAAACAAATCTGGTTACCAATCTCCTAAAGAATACAAGTTATCACCATTAATAAGTAATTTAAGTCCATTATCCAGTCCAGATATAAATCGCAGAGAAATTCCCAAGTTTCAAGAGTCGTATGAAAATTCACATAGTGCATGGATGTTAAAAAGAATGGAGTTAAATAAGACTAATTATGTTGAATCTGGATCAACAAATGTCAATAGCGTATGCAAGCAACTAGAGATAGTTAGGCAACCAAAAGGTCCTGATGGATCAAATGGTTTCAATTCACTCcctttaattaaatatgttcTGATCCACCCAATTTAgcctttaatattttaaaattttttcccataatttttattgaaatagtagaggattcaaattaaaaaagaacattcaatttaaatttgaaaatttctaaacgttttttgcactgaaaaagacaaaaaaaatatttatttacagtgTAAATATATGTTATGGTCTAAACTATATTTGCATTATACATAAACTGTAATAACACTAAATGTTTAttagagttttgtttttttaaaactatttatattggtttttaatttaaatttttgaatttaacacTATGTATACactataattttgttttttaaaatgtttgtaaaacggaatattgttttttgtgctattaaaaacataatctttttttaataaatgatttttctttacatttctACATACATAGAGTAcgcaaaaaaatcattactgtTTTGATATAATCAGAAAATTGTTACTAGCAGTCtgtttaaaattgtaatatattaatataataatattatataaatataataattttgctGACAAACTCTTGGCAGGTTTAAGAATGAAGGAAAATAGAGATAACTTTCctcctttaaaattaaaaatgatctGTAAGTAATCAGTGGCGTAGCTAgtattatttgtatttgaagTTTTGATGATTTGAGGTAACTTTTGGGTATCTTTACTTGTGTGATATTGAatgaagattattttttattttagtttttatttccaCTTCAGTAtctaataatcaattttttttaactgttttgtgATATTAGTATAAAGGTTATCAATAACTGAtgagaaattttgaaaattttttttttacaaagttacaaatttttttataaaattaattttatatatttgataaaaatatatgctaataaaaataagtaaattctttattaacaagtgttttttttttctttattttacttcacttcttttttatttatcatttaaatatcttttcatCTAGCTATTTGATTTCCGCCATTTTATAATAAGCTGGTATATAAGGATAATACGACAATTACAAGTATTAGCTGATATTGGATCGATAGCAAATAAGTTTTGTAATACCTgcttttatttgagttttcatttaaattttgttgtaaattagaTTTTGTAAACTGCTTTTGTTTAGTGTAACTCGTTTAATGTCTTTAAGAGTAAAACAGTAATTTAATTATAGCCATAAATTTACAGAGTAATTTAGATTAGAGCACGTTTCTGTGATTAGAAAACATCGAACACATTTCTATTATTTACTATCTTCGAACACGTTtctatgattttgaaaaaatgcataaaaatttttatgcatttttatgattgttttaatcataaaactgattattgaataaaaaagttttttaatcttaGGCTCATTTTAAAAGATGAGAGGTTCAACCAGATTGTAGTTTTAATCTTTTCCTATTTATTAATATGTATGCTGGGGAAAAAGTAGAGGGAAAAAATGTTACGCAAAAATTGtctttctatttataaaaatttttagaatagtCAAGTGGATAATTTTAACAGCACGAATTTACTTAAAGACATTAAATATGCTCAAACGCATCATACCAATGATCAAAGCTCACCAAGAAAATCGATTTGACATTTCACTGCCTGAATAAAacgtgaaaaataaaaacttagatCGGGATTAGTTGGCAGATATGGTAAGTTGAAGAATTGCGTTTAAGTTCAGAGCATTCAAGAAAGTGCgagaaatacaaataaaataatttttttttagttttttaagaaattttatttcattacaaGTCGTTGAGAGGTTTTAGACATATGCAATAAAACTCGGTGCTTCCCAATGAGCAAGgtacgttttttaaacgtttttggacgtttttattaggtttaaacctaataaaaacgtccaaaaaaagtttttaaaaacgtaCCGTGCCCACTAAACTTTTACATATCGCATTAATATGCATGTTTGATAAAgctaaatttttgattttgaatttttgcaTTGATACCATTCACTATATTAACTTGTTGAATCTTTGCCTAAAACACTACGACACTTTTTACATTTGACCTGGTTTGctgctgtaattttttttggagttgCCTAATTTATTTACTGTTTAAGCTTAAAGTTTGGGTGTTTCCTAGCGTGCTTTACTACAAGTTTCTTTTGATCTCAGGTATTTCAAGTTTATTGACACACTTCACTCCATTCTACTTCGAATTCacgttaatatttatttgtttctttgtaccaatatatatatatatatatatatatatatatatatatatatatatatatatatatatatatatatatatatatttttgttctttttattacaatctGAATAAAACTCGTGTTACAGGTTAAAATAAatcgttaaaatatattatataaatactaaaatatatatattttttttaatataaagaacgcggagactcgcagaagactactaggtcttgtcatcgagaaccgctAGAAcgttaaatacaataaaataaagttacaagATAAAAACTCTTGActtgacaaaaatataaatatcgttAGTGGTCAAAtatattcaaaactaaaatataaacctATCTTATGAAGCCATCAAAACCAAgcattcaaaaataaagaaatatgtcatcaattctaaaaattatttcttttattttttttttaaatactggaTAACTCCATTCATgagtaaaatcaaaattttttaagactattttgttccataaaaatgctCCACGTAATGGAATGCAGGATTTGCCgatatttgttttacattttggttgtcttataaaattattatttcgaagtatatatttgtttttttctttacatgaATATAAATCACTAAAAGAAACTGGagattaattttacatttaaacataaaacaaagaacgtTGAAAATATTAACctcataaatattaagaatgTTCATGTTAAATAAAAGAGGCTTTGCATGAGTAAAAcgatcttttaaatttataagacgtgctacatgcttctgttgaCAATGGAGAGGTTTTAACTTACTTTTGTGCGTACTCCCCCACGCGATATTGCCATAACTAATATGACAGTGTATCAAAGAGtaatataacttaattaaagTATGTCTCATTAAAATACTTCTTGATTTATAaagaattccaatacttttgGTTATTTTATGGCATAAGTTAT
This portion of the Hydra vulgaris chromosome 13, alternate assembly HydraT2T_AEP genome encodes:
- the LOC100202318 gene encoding la-related protein 6 isoform X2, whose product is MFKRANKYIFIVYGSFIVTATQKHYFMANVNLKYENSSSDENKSDIDDEDRVISSKFLNEECIGINELHKKIIAQAELYFSNENLLKDKFLLKHIKRNKEGYVNIKLIASFNRMRSLTKDFNIIVDALRTSSRLAVDENGLKLKRLEPLPKELLEQAHVQHLVLSDIPSENPSVDFIKNAFILMKNDILSVKIIKPCKSFPNDLQSHYSKHPELKEKLVALVEFKNTDSAKEASKTQFTEAYTGLKVSFLELGPKQLKNIASGETHSDADSDKSCEKKKIKKKKNIVKHLSPREDSYSSCASSSDNEFCSFTNCSKRYSRSKKHPTDNISQHKNERYNSSQNSSPLSSPSVSPVYHRKNKSGYQSPKEYKLSPLISNLSPLSSPDINRREIPKFQESYENSHSAWMLKRMELNKTNYVESGSTNVNSVCKQLEIVRQPKGPDGSNGFNSLPLIKYVLIHPI